TTTCTTGTCGCTACAATTAGTTTGGCTTTTTGTTTGAAAATTTCTAGCTGGATGAGCTAGTAGAAAAAGCCCTCATATGAGGGCTTTTTCTTATGAGAAGACTAATTGTTGGCAGATGTGTATTACAGAGTGAGTGTTTAAGCAGTATTGTTTTCCTGCTCTTGAAGTTTTTTTAACGTTCTTCCATTTTTATCTCTCCACTCTGTCCTGCCGTTGGCTGATCTGCCTAAAACGACATCTGCGGCCATGCTGGGAGATTTGAAAATATAGTCTTGAGCGAACGTGAATTTGTTCGAATCTTCACGTATGACTGTTTTTGCTCGTAAATCTTTTCGAATGGTTCGCACACTGTCAGAAAGACTAGGCGTTTCTGTTAATGATGCTTCAGAACTGGCTGTTACAACAAACCCTTTTGAGGATTCGTATCCAGTTGCTTTCAAGCCTTTGCCGGATGCGTAGAGCATGGTGATGTTGTTTTTCTCTGTTTCATCCGGCTTATCAAAAATAGACAGCCCCACTAAGGGAACTATTCTTAGAACATCAATAAGAAAGCTTTCAACGTCTGCGGTGTCTGCTTTGGATAATGTTGGTCTGCTGGAGCCATTAGAGTTTGTAAGATTTGATTTCTTAGCCTCTTTTGCAAGCTGGAGTAAGCGGCTTTCAAGATATTTTACGTGAGCCTTGTTAAGGCTACCGTCTTTGGAAGCAAAGAATATTCCCCAGTCCCAGAAGTCTTTTTCTGCGTAGTGGCTATTTAGTCGGTTTAGAACGGGATCGCCTTCACCGATGTAGACGGCTGGCAAGCTACTTTCATTATCAATGCCGACCAGAATATATACGCCAGTTGAAGAAAATTCCTCTTCCTTCGATGCCGTTTTGTATCCGGTTCTTGTGAAGGCAACACCTACCCCCGTCCAGTTTGAACGTGAGATAATGCGTAATCCTTCCGGGTCACCGTCAGGGAGAAACATGTGGATGGAGAATGGCTGTTTTCCAGAAAGCATGGTGTTCCTTTCTATCTGCATAAAATGATTGGTAACTCGTTATTTCTTCATAGATATCTCCTGACTGCGTTATGCCAGAAAACTCTATTTTTGACTTGTGTCTTTTTAAGGGAAGCTTACGCATTCAGAAAGTGAATATGTATTTTATGGTCGTAAGAAAGGGCGGTTGCGCGAAGTGAAGTCTTTTAGAAGGATTTGTAGAGAAGCAGGGCTTCCAGAGTCTTTTCGTCCAATGCACGGCTTACGACATGTTTTTGCATCATCCCTCGCAAGCTCCGGTAAAGTAGACATGTTTGCGCTTCAGAAGTTGCTTACACACAAAACTCCTTCAATGGTGCTGCGATATGCTCACTTAAGAGATGACGCGTTGAAGAATGCTTCTGAGGTGATTGGGGAAGCTTTCTAGCTAAAGCACAACAGCTCGTCAGTGGAAACTGTCGGGCTGTTGTTTAAAAAAACTAATTATTAGTTTAAAAAAAAGGACATAAGGCGTGCTAGGATAATATTAAGCTGTAAGAGTTTCGACTTGATTTGATAGATTACTTTTGGTGGCATGCTATTTTTTAGTATGCCACCCACTTTGTTTATTAGAAGGTCGTGCGTCAGACTCAAGTAGTGTTTATTCTACAATTGCCTTCAATAGAGCGTCTCGTGCATCAGAGTAAAATTGAATATCAACTTTTGTGGCCATTTCATCTGAAAGGTCAAAGAGTTGCCTTCTGCAAGAAACAGGGATGAGTAGTGTGGTAGCCCCTTTTTCAACAGCTATTTCAGCAAGTGTTACTGGATTGTGAACAGATTCGATAGAACCACCAAGGTTTATTTCACCGACAATTATGAGTCCACCTTTGGCACTTTTCTTTAATAAAGATGTGCAGAGTGATATTAAAGAAGCCATGCCCAGCTTTGCCCCTGATTTGGAGGCGTCGAAAGCTCGAAGCTGGGTTGTGAATTCATGTTGCCTCGGGTCCTTGTCACCGACGAGTTGAGTAGACCGTGCATATAAATTTTGCTCAGCATATCCCATACTTTCTTTAAAAGATAACGGTACAGGTTTATTCAGTATTTTTACCCCAGAGCCAGGGCCTTCGTTGATCTCAATTCGGTAAAGGCCGGGGTGTTCGTCTGCTCCTCCGGGGGAAATAGTCCAAACTTGGCCTGGCTCTAACGGGTCGCTACCAATGCTATTGTCACTCTGCAGCTCGGGTGTTGACACAAATTTTTCAACACCATCAGTTCCCATTACGTAACTGAAATGAGTATTTCTAAATTCTGCTGCGCCAATTCTTTTCTGTTGTTCCTTTACTCTTCTTCGTGATTCCATAGCAAGATGTACTGCCCATTCAAGGTCCTCATCAGATACAGTACCGCCACTAGGGTAGAGAAGTTTGATCAGGCCACTAACGGTCTTGTTTACTGCGTTTGTATCGCGTCCAGAAAGAGCTCCACCAAAAAATACCCTGTTTTGGAGTACGCTCACTCGACTTTGATTTCTTAGTTGGGTCCAACATTCAGACAGAAAATCACTTACAAGACCAAAGTGATTTGTCAGAAGTTCTTTGCTTATTTTGGGAATGTCCCAACCAGGCAGAAAGGCATGAATACGATCCATAAATGCGGTATCATCTTTCATTTCAGGAGGCATTGGGCCGAAAAGGTGCCCAATTCGTTGTTGATGCTCAACATCAACATCAAAGTTACCTACTAAAACGATGCTACCATCAGCTCTAATACTTTCTTTGCCACGGCTAAACTCTCCAGATTCCATGTAACCTTTCATGATGTTGACGCCATCTTTTTGGTCAAAAGAGATACCAGAGACTTCATCAAAGCAGACCACATCGTACTGACAGACTAATCCACGCTGGCCTGTTGCATTATTCACAAACATTCTCGCAACGGTTGCCTTCCCGCCGGAAATCAGGTGAGCATATGGTGATACTTGTTGGAATAAGTGGCTTTTGCCTGTGCCCCTCGGTCCAAGTTCCATCACGTTATAATTTCGTTCAACAAATGGAACCATACGGAGCATAAAAGCATCGCGTTGACGTTCTGTTAGTTTTTGGGGTTCAACACCAATGGATCGCAGTAAAAAGTCTTTCCATTCTTCTGTACTGAATTTGTGCCGAGCTTCAGCTAGAGTGTCCAATACATTTCTTTTGGATAGTTGGATTTCGCGTAATGATTCAACACCAAATGGACGTCCTTTGCTTTCTTGTGCAATTGCAGCATCGTAACTAAGGGTTACTTCAGCATAAAAGCCACCGGTTAACATTCGCTCGTGTTGATTTACTAAATCAGAATTAATTCGTACGTCAGTTAGTTGTAAACTTGGTAGCGTTGCGATGTAAGAGTCGGTTCTTGCATCAAGACGAGCAGTGATGAGATCAATAATTTTTACTTCACCATTTTCTCTCGCTCTTGCTTTAAACAGCTCTTCTTCGCCAGCTTTTACTGTGCGCGATTTAAGCTGGCGCTCTACAATTTCAAGCCCTTCGTCTATTTCATCTTGATCTGTACTCGCACAGTATCGTCCGAGTAAAAATTCGACAACATATGTTGGAACAGGGAATTGGCGGCTAAATGTACGAACAAGATCTTTTCTAACCAAAAAACCTTCAAGAGAAGTTGCCGCTTTACTATCAAGAGCATCCGTTTCGAGCATTAGTTTTCTCCACCAATAATAGTTGGTAGCTGAGCAATAAGAGAATCATCGGAGCCTAGTAATACTACCATAGCTTTCTGCCCCTCTTTACTATCATCATCAATAACAACAGAGGCAGTTCCATTCTCTTTTAGTTTCTTTTTATTAAGAACAATGCTGGATTCTGCGTTTCCAGCTTCTTCTCTGATGTCCAAACGTAAATCCGTGAAATTGCCATCGACAGCAATTGTGAAGCGTAATCCTTTCCAACCAGAATCTGTAATTTCAACAGCAGGAGCTAGTTGTTTGTTTTTACCTGGGGTTACAATAAGTTTGAGAGTTAGGCATTCTTGTAAACTTAGTCCACCATGTGCGTATTCTTCCCCATGTTGGAAGCAGGCAATACCGTTTGCTAAAGCAACTTGGTGGTTGGGATTCCAATACCATTGATATAACCGTTCGTCAGTGGAGACCCCAGGTTTAATCGCTGCGTAGCGTTTTCCTTTACTCTCTGTAAGAGTTTTGGGTAAATCTATCTTGGGCAACCCTCCAGGAAGTAGTATCCAGCCATGGTCTGTAACGACTTGGACACGCTTCCAGCCCGCAGCCAATAACTCAGCGATTCGATCATGGATTTCAATAAGTATTGGATCAAGATGCTTGGCAAGCTTCCATCCTCGATGGTGCCCTTCGCTGTCAATGTCTCCTGTTTCACACCATGCATATTCATCATTTGATGAGTTATCTGAGATTGTTAGTGTTGCCCATCCTGCATTGTTGAGCAATTTTTTGAGGAGGCCGTTCCTTATTAAAGGCGACCCGGACTCTATAACATTAGGTACAAATTCAGGATTTGGTATTTCTCCCCGAATTTTTCCGTGTACTGGGGTAACTGCAGGTTTTCCTGTTGCAGTCATGCTAGGAAGAGCTGACCAAATAGGTTCCTCTAAAGTAGAAAAGCCTGTTTTATTAAGTTTGTCCTTCAAGCGCATAGCTGCATCAAAACGTAATCCGTCTACGAATAATACACAATCTCCAGGCGAGGTAGATAGAGGCTTTGCTGTGAGGTAAGTCCCTCCAGGGTAGTGCGATTGAGTTGTTATGTCTTGAAGATAACGAGCTGAATCTTCTAACCATGATAGATAACAGGATCGAATAGCAGTCTTGATTGCTTCAAAACTACTTATACTTTCCGTGTAAGCTAATGACCTTAGTACTGCGTCATCCACTTGCCAGCCGTAATTTGCGTATTTTGTAGCGAGTTCTTCGACAGTACCTGCAGCAAGGTTGATGGCAGTCTCTTTAGCTACCGATGCTAGATGCTCTAAGGCGCAAGCAAGCGGGGCTTCGTTCAACTCTGCCCAAATCAAAGAGCGTCTGTGTCCGTGTTGTTTTTCTAACTCTAAGATTTTTTTTCTAGCAAGGTGCGGTGGAAGCTTTGCAAGATTCATCATTTCTTGATGAAGATTTTTTTCTTGTTGCTCGTTCCATTGTGGCCATCCAGGGAATGGTCCGTCACTCATATGCCAAAGCATATTAGTGAGTGGAGGGGCGCATCTTCTAATTTGATGTGGAATGTTTTGATAGCGAATTGGGGCTTCGCAGTAACGGTCCCAAACAACACTCCACGGTCCATTGTGACTTGCAAGGTTAGTTGCAGCTGCCAGAAGTCCTTCACTTTGTGGATTAAAGGATAATTGAGAAACACAAATTTCTACGAATGCGTTCCATTCAAGTGTTCCTATTTCTTCTTTAATTGAGTCGCCTTGGTCAATCCATTGAAGTAGGTTGCGAGTAAAGTCTCCACCAGAGAGCAGGGCGTTGAAGTAATCTTGATCGAGGTATTTCCCTTTTAACGACGTAAGATCTTCATTGAGAAACTTTCGCATTGCAAGGCGCATTGCATTCTTGGTGTTAGCGTTTTGCGAGACATGTAAGCCTAGGCCGCCTTGGTCTGATTTTAGAAATGCTAAAATTGTCCAGTCCTTTGCGCTAACTTGTGACCAAATAATACCGCGGTACTGTAGTTCTGCTAGTGGTTTTATATTTTCAGGACAGCTTTCGATGGCTCTAAGATCTTGTCTGCCAACTCCCGGAAGGTAAAGGATCGGGGTTTGATTTTTTGTAAGATCAAGATCTTCAACACAATTAGCAATGGCACAGCGAAGCCAGATTGCAGGACCAGTTTTCTTTTCTGCTGTGTAATCGCCAAGACACATAAGCTCAGGGAGTTTCTCTTGAAGAGATGGAATAATGGACTCCCATTGACGTGACGGATCTGGCCACAAAATACACGCAGGTGCAACTTGCGCATCTGGATTGAATGTGGCTGTGTTGCGCAAGTTTTTAATAAGTTGGTCTACTACTTTCATTTGTTAGCCTTTCGAACGGCACTTTTTTCAGCTAATGAGAGGTGGTGATCGTTAATACGATCTCCTTTGAAGAGGTGATACCATGGGGCAGATTCCACATCTTTGCCTCTATCTTTGCCTCTATCTTTTCCCCATTTTATGTTTGGTTTGTCTCTTAGGACACCTGCACCTTTTTTCTTTACATCCTCTGCCGTCATAAATGGGCGGATGTTAAGACGCACGCCATCGTTAATGTCAGGATTCCATCCAACAGGCTGTTCTTCAAGTGATTTCCAGCGAATAAAAATGTCGTATGGTGCTTCACCTTCGAGAAGAAGTTCTAATTTTTTCTTAAGCGATTCTGCGGCAGCAAGACGGTCTTGTGCGCCATCGACGCCATTGGAGATATCTTGCTTCTGGCGAATAATCCAATCTCCAAGATATGTGTAAATAAGTGTTTCTAGGAGCTTATGGTTAAGTTTATGGTAATTGACTAAGGCCGCAAAGCCGTCTTGAAGTCCATCCCAAATATGCCAAATAAATGGGCGGTGCTGGAACAGCTTACAATGTTGTGTGAAAAATTTATCGCGCAGCCAAGTTTCTAATGATTTGCCAGTATGTCCAACTGTTGCAAGTAGGGTTGCAAGCGTATCTTTAGCCCAAGCATCACCATAGGCCGCAACTAATAAGTTATGTAGCCGATCGGCAGCAGACGCCTCGCCCCGCACGGGGGGGATGCAGACGATACCATCGTCGTCTGCATAAGTTAGCAAATCCTGGCATAGAGCTACACATCGATGTTGTTCTTGAGCTAGCTCCATGTCAGCGTCAAGTTCGGCTGGCCAGCGAAAGCCTAAGAGTTTAGCTATTGCAACTTGTAGCACTGTGTCATCGTGGCGCAATGTGTCATTGACAGTCCTCTTTGAATTCTCATTCCATATGGTAGACGCACAAGGATGCCCGTGAAATACCCATTGGGTTGGATCAGATGTAAATGGTTTGGGTAATCCTGCTGGATATTTTTGAGCTGCAGCTTGAGTCCAGTAATTGATGTCAAATGGGACTTTACCAAGAGTCGCATTAGTAACTTTTAGACTTTGGTCAATCTGCTTTATCTTGTTGGCATATTGTGAAGAGGAACAAAAACACCAGATTGCAGGCAGGAATTTTTCATCTTTAGGTAGCAACACCGCAATGTTTTGATGATATAAGCGGTTGCTATAATGATATGGAAAAATAGTGCCCATCCTATGGATTGCTATTCCATTTTTTCCTACAGCTTCTGTCCCTTGTATTCTTGCTCCTTTTGACTTGTGAAGTTCACCGGCTTTGTCCTCCCAACGAATCATCCACGATTGTCCCCCATATTCAGAATAACGTTCTGGTGTGCTTTGCAGTGGAGCCCAAAGAGGATTGTTCCATGGAATTTCCCAGAAGCTAACTAGGTAACGAGGGTCATCACCTGTTTGAATCCCAACAAGGCTGTTTACGTAGTTGTTGAGTAACGGAAACTTATCTTCGGTAGTGAAAGCTATCCTTGCATCAGGTTTTTTTAACTGGTCACGTTGGCACACACTGGTGATATTAGCATGTTGTAGCTGAAATATTTTTTCACTTATTGTTGGAGTTTCGGAAACATCTTGGCCGCAGAGCTGGTTAGTATTGTTTGTGTTTTGAAATAGTTCCTTGTGTTGTGTTTCATTGGTGTTGCTAGACAGGGTTATTAAAATTGCTTTAACAACTTCGCCACTGATTGTTTCAAAGGCTCCAGGGCCTAGGCGGGCAATTGAATGCAAGCAAGTATTATTGAGGATTTTTTTTCTAAATTTAGTGTAACTGCTCAAAAAAAGCCAACTTTGCGGTAGGACTATGCTGGATGTTCCTCCTTTTGTACATAATTCTACACAGCGCTCAAGAAAGACAGTTGCAAGATCTGCTTTTGCTGTGGGGTAATGCTGTTCACAGAAAGATTGTAATGCACTACACTGCTTAGATTTTTTGAGATAGGGAACATTTGTTATCACCCAATGATAACGTGATGTCAGTAGAGACGTTGCTTTTGTTACACCTTGTGCTACTACTGAAGTTTCAAAATGTTCATCTGTTTGTTCAAAAGCAAGTGTTTTTTTAAGAAGTTGGGATAATTCATCTATATTAACTAAATTTGTTGCGATACTGCGTGTTGGATTAAGTAAGCTCCCCAGTATTGGTGCTTGTTCGAATTCATCATACAGAAGATCGAGAGCATTTCTCAGTTTTGTTTGTGGTGCAGCAAGGGTTGTCCATTGTTCTTTGCTTGCACCAACAGAAAGACCAGAGCATGCAATGTTAAGTTCTGGTAACGGCCTATAGCCTCCTGCATTAGGATATTTCCAAGCAGCGAGTGCTAAGGCAAAGGCTGCTAGTTCTACGCAACGTTGATCAAGCTCAAGTCCGTGAAGGTTTTCTTTAAGTACTGCATCGGCAGCTCGTTGAGCTGATAGGTTTTCAACGTGCATGCGTATAGGAACCAGCATTAAAAAAAGAGCTACCAAGAAATGACCAGAACCACAGCAAGGATCAAGGGTTTTTAATTCGGTAAGCTGATTTGGCCAGCTCTCAAATGAATCTGACGCAGGAGTCCAAGAACTATCGTTCTGTTGGACAAAGCGTAGATATTCAAGCGGTACCCCAGGGATAGCAGCCTTTTGTCGTAATTCCTCTTCATTATTAGCAGTTTTAAGGTCAGCTTCACTCAGTTGTTTTGCTGCCCACCACGCTCCAAGAGAGTTATCTAACAAAAAAGATACCATGTATGGCTCAGTAAAGAGCTGAGTAACAGCAGGAAGTTCACGTGCTCCAATTTTTACTTCCGAGTCGTTAACTTGATCTTTCTTTTTTGCCTGCCAAAACTGGTAAACCCAACCTAGGCTATCAGAAGCCGTAAATACTTCTTGTGGCAGTTTGGCCACCAATTGCTCAAGTCTCTGCTGATATTCTGGTGGAAGAGTAAGCTGAACTATAGGGGATTCCAGGCGAAATATTTGCGGCAACATTTGAGCGGCGTAACGAGCAGCCAGTTCCCAGCCGGTTGCAGCATCTTCTTCGCTAGCAAGATCTTCACATTCTTCTAAGGTAATAGCGACTGGTTCGTCTGGATCAGGATACATTAGCAAGTCATTCTCAGCTAAGAAGCGTGCAAAGAGCATGCGGTGCCAGTGCTCATAAGCTACTTCTTCGAGAAGGCGAGTAGTCTCTTGACTACCTTTACTGTCTTTAGCATCCCCAAGTTGTCTTCCATGAACACGGAGTTTTCGGCGAAGTCTTCGATCTTGTTCGTCCAAGTGAGAAAACGGGGTAGGCGCACCAACCCCCAGTTGTTCAAGCGCGGCTCGGGCTGCATTTTCAGCGAGGTCACGTGCATTTTTTATAGTACGTTCAAGTTGATTTCGTAACGTTTTATCAAGCGGCTGCATGTATATATCCTTGAGTAGTTATCGAATAACAACAGGACCTTCTTTCAAGGCACCCATAAGTTTGTTTTTTACTTCTGCTAACCAGTTGTCGATTTGTTCTTCTGTTTTTAATGTGCAGCGCGGTAAGTTAACGAACTGAGCCTCTGGCTCACACAATTCTGCTGCTTTGCTTGCAACATTGTCGAATCGACTAGGCATCGCAGCAACTCGATCTGCAAAGCTTGTTAATGTGTATTTATCAAGAGTTGCTAAGATATCTTCTGTAGATTGAACGGCCACAGATGGTTGAGCTTTACCGTGCAGTGACTGTTCAGCTAAGATCGAATGGCGTTGTTCGGGCTCTAACTGTTGCCAGTTGATATCGTTATGAAGCCTTTCTATACCTTCTTCGTGAACCTTGCTGTATTCTTCATTGAGTTTGTTAAGCTTTTCTCTCAATAGTTGTGCTAGGTTGGCCGTAAGTGGTGCTATAAGGTCAGGATCTTCCAGAAGTTGACGATGCTCTTCGATCGTTTCAATTTGAGCTGAAATTACTTCGAATTCGTTAAGAGTTGAAGCATGAGCAGCTAATCTTTTTAAGATATTCCAAGCAGGGAAGCGCTTTTGAATTTTGCTGCCAATATTTGTCCAATCTTCAATATGTGTCTTGAGTTCATCACGCCGGTTGTACAGTGCAAGCAATTGTTCATTTCCGGAGGCCAATCTGATTTCATCAAGGAAAACTGTATCTGGGGCTACGGGTTTTGGTGCTTCCCCTCCAGCATTTTCTGCTAACTTTTTCATTTGTTGAATAAATTCTGGTATAGCAGCTAGTTCTTCCCTTTGTTTGGCTGTAATACCTTTTTTTTGTAACACCTTACGGATGTTAATGCGTTGAGCGGTTGTTATTGTAGTCGACTCGACCTTGAATGTTGTTTTACCAATAGATCTACGCTCAAGTTCTTTTGGATCTAGCGGGGTGCCGCGCTCGTCTTGTGCTTTCATGAGTCCAGCAATTAAAAGAACCTGCAGACTGCCATCAATAGCATCACGTGACCAACCGTGTGGTGCAGATTCAAAGTGGTCACGAATGATTGCTCCCTTTTTTCCTCCTGCGATGGTCGCAAGAATAGTTTTGCAAACGGCATGGTTTGTAGGCTCACCATCGTATCCTACTGCTGTAAGAGCATCTGGCACGCCTTTCTGCGCTCGAGCGTAGACTTTTTCCCACCCAGTGTGATCAGCAGTAGTAAATTGTGGATAGAGCCGTTGCAGAGCGTTTACGGATGCTTCGGTAACCATTTCTTGAAGGTTGTTACCAAAAATTTCATTTCCACCTCCCTGAAGAACTCGAGCACCAGAAAAAGAATCTCTCAATAGTTCATTGATTCTTCCTTCGGCAGTTTGCTTAATAGTCTCCATAGCAGCACGAGCTTCGGTTCCTTCAGGGGTGTTAGGAACACCACGAATATCAAGTGTGGCATTTGCGGCTTTGAAGTCGATTAAGTTGTGCCTTAGGTCATCAGCATTTCTTTTTGGAATGAATACAAAAACAGTTGGAGATTGGTTTCCCGCTTGCCTTGCATCGGCTCTAACGGAGTTTTCATCAGTGTCCCAACCATCTCGAACCCATAGATGAATTTTTTGAGACGCATCGTTAGGTAACTGAGGGTCAAAGGTTGGGTGTAAAGTTCTGCTCACTTTAGATTGACCTTGTGTGAGTGAAAGTTTTCGGACTAATTCGCCAAATTTTCTATGAAGGCGATCGTCTCGTTCTGTGTCGATACGATGAGACTCGTTGGAGAGTGCTGAGCGTTGGCTTAAGAATTCATCGTTCCATGCAGCGCTTTCTTCGGTTTGGATACGGTATTCATCTCCAATTTTATCGAGTAAGTCGTATTTTTTTGCCCCAGATAGTGTTTTTTCCTCAACAAGCCTCGCGAGAGAAGAACGAATTTTTGCACTACCGTCGTTTAAATTTTCTACAAGAAGATCGGCTAGGGTGTCGATAGTTGCACGGAGGCCAATTTCTTTGTTTTTGCTATTAAGTTTATTGATCAAAAAAACAAGAGCACAAGCGCGAGCCATAAGCCGCTCGTCTTCAGAACCTTTGCTCCAGCTCATGGTTTTTTCATGAACCTTTCGTGGTAGAATTCTTGTTTGAAGCAGTTTGTCAGCAGAGTCAAAATAGAGATAGTCTGCTGGAACAACATGGCCAAGTGGTTGATCCAGGTTAGTTTGAATAACCTTATGAATCATGCTGAGTTGGTTGCGAAGCTGGCTGTCTGTGCCCGTTTGATCAAGCACTCGAAGGGTGTTTTCCCAAAAACGACGGCGTACAGGCAAGATCGGATAATCCTGGGGGAAATATTGGATATCATCTTGTCTGTGCCCAATTGTGGAACCTGCTAGATGTCTGGAAATTTCACCTAGGTTTGTTTGCATGGTCTCTTTGATTGGACCAGTTGATTCGGGTTTCTTGGCTAAAATTACTTTACGGATAACAGCGTCAACATCTGCATCAGAGAGTTCTACACGAATGGTAAAACGACCTTCGAGTTTTTTTAGATTGCTTGTACCAGTAACAGCAGTCTGACCGGTACCGATGAATAACAGCTTTCCTCCAATATTTTTGGAGCACGCTTCAACAGCTTCTTGAACATCAATAGAGCGTTGACTGTCCTCGCCAATGTACTGCTGCACTTCGTCTAGTACGATGAGAGTCAGCGGAAACTTCCCATCTTTTATTAATGCTTTTTTAATTGTTCTTAGCATGTCATCGCTAGAAACGTCAGAAACATTCGGGTAAAGGTTGGCTAAAACTTCAGCACAAGAATTTTCTGATGAAAAGATATTAGGTTTTATTTGGGTCAACGCTTGGTGGAGCCCTTGGGCTACATAGAAGTTATCGAGTTCTTCGTTCCAATCGTAGTTATTTTGTTGAACAACTTCTTGAACCTGTTCATAAATGCCTTCTTTTTTAAGCCACATAACAAATCGAGCAGTGTGATATTGTTCTGGTAATCCTGCAGACTTGAAGATCAGTCGTAACAATGCAAGTCGGACACTGCCACTTGCACCTGCCCCAAGAGTCCCAGATGTAGCATGCAATCCGCCGTGACGTTTGCCTTCGGTGCTAAGTTCTTTGAGGTGATCACGAATGTGTTGAGGAAGATTCGCAATCCCACGTGCAGTTGCACCGTCTTCAAATACCGTGTCTACCCACAGAGCA
Above is a genomic segment from Halodesulfovibrio sp. MK-HDV containing:
- the brxC gene encoding BREX system P-loop protein BrxC; the protein is MYNRDLYQTDPASQKLVNQGVASVNDETTSQALAILRYELETFVCDGQYEKGLAHILETYLKNIQQAQQPAVWVSGFYGSGKSHLVKMLRALWVDTVFEDGATARGIANLPQHIRDHLKELSTEGKRHGGLHATSGTLGAGASGSVRLALLRLIFKSAGLPEQYHTARFVMWLKKEGIYEQVQEVVQQNNYDWNEELDNFYVAQGLHQALTQIKPNIFSSENSCAEVLANLYPNVSDVSSDDMLRTIKKALIKDGKFPLTLIVLDEVQQYIGEDSQRSIDVQEAVEACSKNIGGKLLFIGTGQTAVTGTSNLKKLEGRFTIRVELSDADVDAVIRKVILAKKPESTGPIKETMQTNLGEISRHLAGSTIGHRQDDIQYFPQDYPILPVRRRFWENTLRVLDQTGTDSQLRNQLSMIHKVIQTNLDQPLGHVVPADYLYFDSADKLLQTRILPRKVHEKTMSWSKGSEDERLMARACALVFLINKLNSKNKEIGLRATIDTLADLLVENLNDGSAKIRSSLARLVEEKTLSGAKKYDLLDKIGDEYRIQTEESAAWNDEFLSQRSALSNESHRIDTERDDRLHRKFGELVRKLSLTQGQSKVSRTLHPTFDPQLPNDASQKIHLWVRDGWDTDENSVRADARQAGNQSPTVFVFIPKRNADDLRHNLIDFKAANATLDIRGVPNTPEGTEARAAMETIKQTAEGRINELLRDSFSGARVLQGGGNEIFGNNLQEMVTEASVNALQRLYPQFTTADHTGWEKVYARAQKGVPDALTAVGYDGEPTNHAVCKTILATIAGGKKGAIIRDHFESAPHGWSRDAIDGSLQVLLIAGLMKAQDERGTPLDPKELERRSIGKTTFKVESTTITTAQRINIRKVLQKKGITAKQREELAAIPEFIQQMKKLAENAGGEAPKPVAPDTVFLDEIRLASGNEQLLALYNRRDELKTHIEDWTNIGSKIQKRFPAWNILKRLAAHASTLNEFEVISAQIETIEEHRQLLEDPDLIAPLTANLAQLLREKLNKLNEEYSKVHEEGIERLHNDINWQQLEPEQRHSILAEQSLHGKAQPSVAVQSTEDILATLDKYTLTSFADRVAAMPSRFDNVASKAAELCEPEAQFVNLPRCTLKTEEQIDNWLAEVKNKLMGALKEGPVVIR